AGTGCGATAGCCGTCGACACGGAGCGAGCGGACGCGCTCGACGACGACCTCCCGTGCCTCCGTGCCGCCGCTCATGCGGGAAAGGATATCGAGCGGATCGAGACACACCCCGTGCGACGCCGCCAGCGCGATCAGCTCCTGACGGGCAGCGGGAAACGACAGCTCGCCACGCTCCAGCCGGTGCCAGGGGTGGTCCGTATCCTGGTCGTACGGCCCGAACACCAACCGCAGGGCGAGGTCGAGATCGATTCCCAGCTCAGCCCCCGTCATGCGAACCGCTTCGAACGGCGAGTCGGTGAACACGCCACCCAGGTCGAACAGCACTGCTTCGATC
This region of Candidatus Binatia bacterium genomic DNA includes:
- a CDS encoding HAD family phosphatase, whose protein sequence is MIEAVLFDLGGVFTDSPFEAVRMTGAELGIDLDLALRLVFGPYDQDTDHPWHRLERGELSFPAARQELIALAASHGVCLDPLDILSRMSGGTEAREVVVERVRSLRVDGYRTALLTNNIAEFRDAWRALLPADELFDVVVDSSEVGRRKPDPRFYQLALERLGNVAPEHCVFLDDFEGNVAAATALGMRGILVGLDRQTALAQLDAILAEGRAGCGPS